One Bradyrhizobium sp. ISRA464 genomic window carries:
- a CDS encoding lipid A biosynthesis lauroyl acyltransferase: MNRLLLRTRARLRDAAKPVTEAAIGALTIGLLRTTRYFDPDKTADFFGRAAHFIGRRLREDRIGRENLRAAFPEKSPEEIETILAGVWNNLGRLGAEFAHLDHIWDYDLDHPEKPSRVEFSPRSKELFDQLRDDGKPALFFAAHLGNWELPALAAVAHGLDAAILFRRPNIESADRAIERIRAVKMGTLIPAGRNAPLRLGQALQNGQHVAMLVDQYLTNGVPVTFFGRKTTANPLLARLRRQVDCPIHGTRIIRLPNGRFRAELSEEVKPVFDASGQVDIQGTMQAVTDVVESWIREYPDQWLWLHRRWR, translated from the coding sequence ATGAATCGCCTGCTCCTTCGCACCAGGGCGCGTCTTCGCGACGCCGCGAAACCTGTGACCGAGGCTGCGATCGGCGCGCTGACGATCGGCCTGTTGCGAACCACGCGCTATTTCGATCCGGACAAAACGGCGGACTTCTTCGGCCGGGCCGCGCATTTCATCGGCCGCCGGTTGCGCGAGGACCGCATCGGCCGTGAGAATCTCAGGGCCGCCTTCCCGGAAAAGTCGCCGGAGGAGATCGAGACAATCCTCGCTGGCGTCTGGAACAATCTCGGCCGCCTCGGTGCCGAGTTTGCCCATCTCGATCACATCTGGGACTACGACCTCGACCATCCGGAAAAGCCCAGCCGGGTCGAATTCTCGCCCCGCAGCAAGGAGCTGTTCGACCAACTCCGCGACGACGGCAAGCCGGCGCTGTTCTTCGCCGCGCATCTCGGCAATTGGGAGCTTCCCGCGCTCGCCGCGGTCGCCCATGGGCTCGATGCCGCGATCCTGTTTCGCAGACCGAACATCGAATCCGCTGACCGCGCCATCGAACGCATCCGCGCGGTCAAGATGGGAACGCTGATCCCGGCCGGCCGCAACGCACCGCTGCGGCTCGGACAGGCCCTGCAGAACGGCCAGCATGTCGCGATGCTGGTCGACCAATATCTGACCAACGGCGTTCCGGTCACCTTCTTCGGCCGCAAAACCACCGCCAATCCGCTGCTGGCGCGTCTGCGCCGCCAGGTCGACTGCCCGATCCACGGCACGCGCATCATCCGCCTGCCCAACGGCCGCTTCCGCGCCGAACTCTCCGAGGAAGTGAAGCCGGTGTTCGATGCATCCGGCCAGGTCGACATCCAGGGCACGATGCAGGCGGTCACCGATGTCGTCGAGAGCTGGATCCGCGAATATCCGGATCAGTGGCTCTGGCTGCACCGGCGCTGGCGGTAG
- a CDS encoding peroxidase-related enzyme (This protein belongs to a clade of uncharacterized proteins related to peroxidases such as the alkylhydroperoxidase AhpD.), producing the protein MTQPTAKRFATPALDQLPDDIRTRILAVQEKSGFVPNVFLSLTYRPDEFRAFFAYHDALMEKDSGLSKAEREMIVVATSAANQCQYCVIAHGAILRIRAKNPLIADQIAVNYRKADITPRQRAMLDFAMKVSRSAEEVSEADFTTLAAHGFSDDDIWDIAAVAAFFALSNRMANVTAMRPNDEFYMLGRQPK; encoded by the coding sequence ATGACGCAGCCGACCGCAAAACGCTTCGCCACGCCCGCTCTCGACCAGCTCCCTGACGACATTCGCACACGCATCCTGGCGGTGCAGGAGAAGTCCGGCTTCGTGCCGAACGTCTTCCTGTCGCTGACCTATCGTCCAGACGAGTTTCGCGCGTTCTTCGCCTATCACGACGCGCTGATGGAGAAGGACAGCGGGCTCTCCAAGGCCGAGCGCGAAATGATCGTGGTGGCGACCAGCGCCGCCAATCAGTGCCAGTATTGCGTGATTGCCCACGGCGCGATCCTGCGCATCCGCGCCAAGAATCCATTGATCGCCGACCAGATCGCGGTCAACTACCGCAAGGCCGATATCACGCCGCGGCAGCGCGCGATGCTCGATTTCGCGATGAAGGTGAGCCGTTCGGCCGAGGAGGTCTCGGAGGCCGACTTCACCACCCTCGCCGCCCACGGCTTCAGCGACGACGACATCTGGGATATCGCCGCGGTCGCGGCGTTCTTCGCGCTCTCGAACCGGATGGCGAATGTCACCGCAATGCGCCCGAACGACGAGTTCTACATGCTCGGGCGGCAGCCGAAGTAG
- a CDS encoding beta-ketoacyl-ACP synthase — protein sequence MTAPRDKFGRPIVVVTGMGIVTSLGAGKTDNWKRLTAGESGIKTVTRFPIDGMKTTMAGAVDFVTVDPFSSTSLSERLAVMATEEALGQSAIGNKGDFPGPLFLAVAPIETEWPQRLEVARAVETKDFGIVEYLAACGSGNFTRFHRRFTFGSVALQLAETFGTKGSPISLSTACASGATAIQLGVEAIRRGEADAALCIATDGSVNPEAMVRFSLLSALSTQNDPPQGASKPFSKNRDGFVMAEGAGALVLESYEAAMARGARILGVVAGCGELTDSFHRTRSSPDGKPAIGCVRKTLADAGMEPNQIDHINAHGTSTPENDKMEYLATSAVFGEHTANIPVSSNKSMVGHTISAAGAVEAIFSLLTLEHQRIPPTINYEVPDPAIPFDVVGNKARDARVTAVMSNSFGFGGQNASLILTREPA from the coding sequence ATGACAGCACCACGCGATAAATTCGGCCGGCCGATCGTTGTCGTGACCGGCATGGGAATCGTGACCTCGCTCGGCGCGGGCAAGACGGACAACTGGAAGCGTCTGACTGCCGGCGAGTCCGGCATCAAGACGGTGACGCGCTTCCCGATCGACGGCATGAAGACGACGATGGCCGGCGCGGTTGATTTCGTCACGGTCGACCCGTTCTCGTCGACCAGTCTTTCCGAGCGCCTCGCGGTGATGGCCACCGAGGAAGCGCTCGGGCAATCCGCGATCGGCAACAAGGGCGATTTTCCCGGTCCGCTGTTTCTGGCCGTTGCTCCGATCGAGACCGAATGGCCGCAACGGCTGGAGGTGGCGCGCGCCGTCGAGACGAAGGATTTCGGAATAGTCGAGTATCTGGCGGCCTGCGGCAGCGGCAACTTCACCCGCTTTCATCGCCGTTTCACCTTCGGCTCGGTCGCGCTCCAGCTCGCGGAGACCTTCGGCACCAAGGGGTCGCCGATCTCGCTGTCGACAGCCTGCGCGTCAGGCGCGACTGCGATACAGCTCGGCGTCGAGGCGATCCGCCGCGGTGAAGCCGATGCGGCGCTGTGCATCGCGACCGACGGCTCGGTCAATCCGGAAGCTATGGTGCGCTTCTCGCTGCTGTCGGCCCTCTCGACCCAGAACGATCCGCCACAGGGCGCCTCGAAGCCGTTCTCGAAGAACCGCGACGGTTTCGTGATGGCCGAGGGCGCCGGCGCGCTCGTGCTCGAGAGCTACGAGGCGGCAATGGCCCGCGGCGCACGCATCCTCGGCGTCGTCGCCGGCTGCGGCGAGCTCACCGACTCCTTCCACCGCACGCGCTCGAGCCCGGACGGCAAGCCCGCGATCGGCTGCGTGCGCAAGACGCTTGCCGACGCAGGCATGGAGCCGAACCAGATCGACCACATCAACGCGCACGGCACATCGACGCCGGAGAACGACAAGATGGAATATCTTGCGACCTCGGCGGTGTTCGGCGAACACACTGCCAATATCCCGGTGTCGTCGAACAAATCGATGGTCGGCCACACCATCTCGGCGGCCGGCGCGGTCGAGGCGATCTTCTCGCTGCTGACGCTCGAGCATCAACGGATTCCACCGACCATCAATTACGAAGTGCCGGATCCGGCAATTCCGTTCGACGTGGTCGGCAACAAGGCACGCGATGCGCGCGTCACTGCCGTGATGTCGAACTCGTTCGGTTTCGGCGGGCAAAATGCCTCGCTGATCCTGACGCGCGAACCCGCCTGA
- a CDS encoding ParB-like protein: protein MAHTREPYVKPVPIMSLRPTQMTVGMHEVQEKRKRWREHTSDKKRAELLGKHMIPVVHGPDDHYYVVDHHHMARALHEEGVKDILVTVIGDLTMVERDVFWGVMDNKRWVYPYDAKGERCHFRDIPKSIKGLKDDPFRSLAGEMRRAGGFAKDTTPFSEFLWADFLRRHIPRKTVENNFAKALEKGLALGRSKDAVYLPGWCGPASDD from the coding sequence ATGGCCCATACGCGCGAACCCTACGTCAAGCCGGTGCCGATCATGTCGCTGCGGCCGACCCAGATGACGGTGGGCATGCACGAAGTGCAAGAGAAGCGGAAGCGCTGGCGCGAGCACACCTCCGACAAAAAGCGCGCGGAACTGCTTGGCAAGCACATGATCCCGGTGGTCCATGGTCCCGACGACCACTATTACGTGGTCGATCACCATCACATGGCGCGCGCACTGCACGAGGAGGGTGTGAAGGACATCCTGGTGACCGTGATCGGCGACCTCACGATGGTCGAGCGCGATGTGTTCTGGGGCGTGATGGACAACAAACGTTGGGTCTACCCCTACGACGCCAAGGGCGAGCGTTGTCACTTCAGGGACATTCCGAAGTCGATCAAGGGTCTCAAGGACGATCCGTTCCGCAGCCTCGCCGGCGAAATGCGCCGGGCCGGCGGCTTCGCCAAGGACACAACGCCGTTCAGCGAATTCCTGTGGGCGGATTTCCTGCGCCGGCACATTCCGCGCAAGACGGTGGAGAACAACTTCGCCAAGGCGCTGGAGAAGGGCCTGGCGCTCGGGCGGAGCAAGGATGCGGTCTATCTGCCCGGCTGGTGCGGGCCGGCATCGGACGACTGA
- a CDS encoding DUF87 domain-containing protein, which translates to MDAGQMPLSEMRATVGRFVSIRCASSVIVAMITEVSCEDLPPSDTYIATASVDLLGEILGGERPKFQRGVTHYPTIGDSVELITNQELRTVYAPSGSDQINVGTLQQDRSVIAYVDVEEMLSKHFAVLGSTGVGKSTGVSLLLNEILRSRPNLRIFLLDVHNEYGRCFGERAQVLNPRNLKLPFWLFNFEEIVDVLFGGRPGVPDELDILAEVIPVAKGIYTQYQSSDRVGLGLKRVDPKQIGYTVDTPVPYRLVDLISLIDERMGKLENRSSRIIYHKLISRIDTVRNDPRYAFMFDNANVGGDTMAEVISHLFRLPANGKPMTIMQLAGFPAEVVDSVVSVLCRMAFDFGLWSDGVSPMLFVCEEAHRYASADRNIGFGPTRKAVSRIAKEGRKYGVYLGLITQRPAELDATIISQCNTLFTMRLANDRDQALLRSAVSDAAANLLSFVPSLGTREVLAFGEGVALPTRLRFKEVPPHQVPRGEATIATVPSVTAGHDMHFVTAVLERWRGATSHRDALGDSGANDRAPPRSMAPAEAPMLQPSLGLDPDRFSLLKKPLR; encoded by the coding sequence ATGGACGCCGGCCAGATGCCGCTTTCGGAAATGCGTGCGACCGTCGGCCGGTTCGTCAGCATCCGTTGCGCGAGCTCGGTCATCGTTGCCATGATCACGGAAGTATCGTGCGAGGACCTGCCGCCTTCCGACACCTATATCGCGACCGCCTCGGTCGACCTGCTCGGCGAGATCCTCGGCGGCGAGCGCCCCAAGTTCCAGCGCGGCGTCACCCACTATCCGACCATCGGTGACAGCGTCGAACTGATCACCAACCAGGAGCTGCGCACCGTTTACGCGCCGAGCGGCTCGGACCAGATCAATGTCGGCACGCTGCAGCAGGACCGCTCGGTGATTGCCTATGTCGATGTCGAGGAAATGCTCTCCAAGCACTTCGCGGTGCTCGGCTCGACCGGCGTCGGCAAGTCGACCGGCGTGTCGCTGCTGCTCAACGAGATCCTGAGGTCGCGGCCGAACCTACGCATCTTCCTGCTCGACGTCCACAACGAGTATGGCCGCTGCTTCGGCGAGCGCGCGCAGGTGCTCAACCCGCGAAACCTGAAGCTGCCGTTCTGGCTGTTCAACTTCGAAGAGATCGTCGACGTGCTGTTCGGCGGGCGACCGGGCGTGCCCGACGAGCTCGACATCCTCGCCGAAGTGATTCCGGTCGCAAAGGGCATCTACACCCAATACCAGAGCTCCGACCGGGTCGGCCTCGGGCTGAAGCGCGTCGACCCCAAGCAGATCGGCTACACCGTGGATACGCCGGTGCCCTATCGCCTCGTCGACCTGATCTCGCTGATCGACGAGCGCATGGGCAAGCTGGAGAACCGTTCCTCGCGCATCATCTATCACAAGCTGATCTCGCGCATCGACACGGTGCGCAACGATCCGCGCTACGCCTTCATGTTCGACAACGCCAATGTCGGCGGCGACACCATGGCGGAAGTGATCAGCCATTTGTTCCGCCTGCCGGCCAACGGCAAGCCGATGACCATCATGCAGCTCGCCGGCTTCCCCGCCGAAGTCGTCGATTCCGTGGTGTCGGTGCTGTGCCGCATGGCGTTCGATTTCGGCCTGTGGAGCGACGGCGTCTCGCCCATGCTGTTCGTCTGCGAGGAAGCGCACCGCTACGCCTCCGCCGACCGCAACATCGGATTTGGGCCGACGCGCAAGGCAGTGTCGCGCATCGCCAAGGAAGGCCGCAAATACGGCGTTTATCTCGGCCTCATCACCCAGCGTCCGGCCGAGCTCGACGCGACCATCATCTCCCAGTGCAACACGCTGTTCACGATGCGCCTTGCCAACGACCGCGACCAGGCGCTGCTGCGCTCCGCGGTCTCGGACGCCGCCGCCAATCTGCTGTCGTTCGTGCCCTCGCTCGGTACCCGCGAGGTGCTGGCGTTCGGCGAAGGCGTGGCGCTGCCGACGCGCCTGCGCTTCAAGGAGGTGCCGCCGCACCAGGTGCCGCGCGGCGAGGCCACGATCGCCACGGTGCCGTCGGTCACCGCCGGCCATGATATGCATTTCGTCACCGCTGTGCTGGAACGCTGGCGCGGCGCCACCTCGCATCGCGACGCGCTCGGCGATTCCGGCGCCAACGACCGGGCGCCGCCGCGCTCGATGGCTCCGGCGGAAGCCCCGATGCTGCAGCCCTCGCTCGGACTCGATCCGGATCGCTTCTCGCTCCTGAAGAAGCCGCTGCGCTAG
- a CDS encoding IS1182 family transposase, with product MSKEFRPWKIDEAQLLPPRVQDYVPQDHVSRLIVSLVRESLDLSALLGSYRSGLGQPPFDPRMMTALLLHGYASGIYSSRRIAKATVERADFMMIVAGDPPDFRTISEFRRRHLKALADLFVQVLKLAEKAGLVKLGHVALDGTKIKANASKHKAMSYDRMKKREAELEAEVDRWLKAAEAADAEEDQRYGDQRGDEMPDWVADKQKRLEKIREAKAALEAEAKAAAEAESKARAEAEERRVAEGRKKSGKTPTKTEPDGKAQRNFTDPESRILKTKDGYIQGYNAQAAVDGAHQIIVAQTLTGSSSDQAQLAPLLDGIRANLGTNPDEVSADAGYCSAANLRTIKRRRIEGYIATGRQKHGTPSATAKTASRAGSLIARMSTKLKRAGYRSRYRLRKQIVEPVFGQIKQARGFRQFLLRGIDKVKAEWALICTAHNLVKLARVA from the coding sequence ATGAGCAAGGAATTTCGCCCCTGGAAGATCGATGAGGCCCAGCTTCTGCCGCCGCGCGTGCAGGATTATGTGCCGCAAGATCACGTTTCGCGGTTGATCGTGTCGCTGGTCAGGGAAAGCCTTGATCTATCGGCGCTCCTCGGCAGCTACCGGAGTGGGCTGGGTCAGCCGCCGTTTGATCCGCGGATGATGACGGCGCTGCTTCTGCACGGCTATGCGAGCGGCATCTACTCGTCGCGGCGGATCGCCAAGGCGACGGTGGAGCGGGCGGATTTCATGATGATCGTGGCCGGCGACCCGCCGGACTTCCGCACGATCTCGGAGTTCCGGCGGCGGCACCTTAAGGCGCTGGCCGACCTGTTTGTGCAGGTGCTGAAGCTCGCCGAGAAGGCCGGGTTGGTGAAGCTCGGGCACGTTGCGCTCGACGGCACCAAGATCAAGGCGAACGCGTCCAAGCACAAGGCGATGAGCTACGATCGCATGAAGAAGCGGGAAGCGGAGCTTGAAGCGGAGGTCGATCGCTGGCTCAAGGCCGCCGAGGCCGCCGATGCGGAGGAGGACCAGCGCTACGGCGACCAGCGCGGCGACGAAATGCCCGATTGGGTGGCCGACAAGCAGAAGCGGCTTGAGAAGATACGCGAGGCCAAGGCCGCGCTGGAGGCCGAAGCCAAGGCTGCAGCCGAGGCGGAGAGCAAGGCGCGGGCCGAGGCCGAGGAGCGTCGCGTCGCCGAAGGCCGCAAGAAGAGCGGCAAGACGCCGACGAAAACCGAGCCCGACGGCAAGGCGCAACGCAATTTCACCGACCCGGAGAGCCGCATCCTGAAGACCAAGGACGGTTACATCCAGGGCTACAACGCCCAGGCCGCGGTCGATGGTGCCCATCAGATCATCGTGGCGCAGACGCTGACCGGTTCCTCCAGCGATCAGGCGCAACTGGCGCCGTTGCTCGACGGGATCAGGGCCAATTTGGGGACCAATCCCGACGAAGTGTCGGCCGACGCCGGCTACTGCTCCGCCGCCAATCTTCGCACGATCAAGCGGCGGCGCATCGAGGGCTACATCGCCACCGGGAGGCAGAAGCACGGCACCCCGTCCGCCACTGCGAAAACGGCTTCAAGAGCCGGATCGCTGATCGCCAGGATGAGCACCAAGCTCAAGCGCGCCGGCTACCGAAGTCGCTACCGCTTGCGTAAGCAGATCGTCGAACCCGTCTTCGGACAGATCAAACAGGCAAGAGGGTTCAGGCAATTCCTGCTGCGCGGCATCGACAAAGTGAAGGCCGAATGGGCCCTGATCTGCACCGCTCACAACCTCGTCAAGCTGGCGAGGGTCGCATGA
- a CDS encoding beta-ketoacyl-ACP synthase has protein sequence MAEPKEVWITGIGLLSSLGEGLDTHWEALAAKRVNVDKQRLAPYVIHPIAPVTFDSQIPKKGDQRQMEMWQRIGTYAAGLALDSAGVKGNQEILSRMDMIIAAGGGERDLKVDLAIMNADAQGNLPSGAINEKLMNELRPTLFLAQLSNLLAGNIAIVHGVCGTSRTFMGEEASSIDAARNAVARIGAGQSDIALVGAAHNGDRGDLLMLYQFGGFSLKDQYVPVWARKDEPGFALGSAGAFLVMESREHAEARGAKPYAKLTKVVADLARRQQPGALTKSLQAMWTKLGVSDEETALITGASGAEPATAEERAFLGEHPGLAVRATGTTFGHTVEAQFPLGLALAALSISRGALYPANDPTGFEVEKAGAPTQIVVMGAGHWQGEGMALVEAVK, from the coding sequence ATGGCTGAGCCGAAAGAAGTCTGGATCACCGGAATCGGCCTGCTCTCCTCGCTTGGCGAGGGACTTGACACCCATTGGGAGGCGCTCGCCGCCAAGCGCGTCAACGTCGACAAGCAGCGCCTCGCGCCTTACGTGATCCATCCGATCGCCCCGGTCACCTTCGACTCGCAGATCCCCAAGAAGGGCGACCAACGCCAGATGGAGATGTGGCAGCGCATCGGCACCTATGCGGCCGGCCTTGCGCTCGACTCCGCCGGCGTCAAAGGCAATCAGGAAATCCTGTCGCGGATGGACATGATCATCGCGGCCGGCGGCGGCGAGCGCGATCTCAAGGTCGACCTGGCGATCATGAATGCCGACGCGCAGGGCAACTTGCCGTCCGGCGCCATCAACGAGAAGCTGATGAACGAACTGCGTCCGACGCTGTTCCTGGCGCAGCTCTCCAACCTGCTCGCCGGCAATATCGCGATCGTTCACGGCGTGTGCGGCACCTCGCGCACTTTCATGGGCGAGGAAGCCTCGAGCATCGACGCGGCGCGCAACGCGGTCGCGCGCATCGGAGCGGGCCAGAGCGACATCGCATTGGTCGGTGCCGCCCACAATGGCGATCGCGGTGATCTGCTGATGCTCTATCAATTCGGCGGTTTCAGCCTGAAGGACCAGTATGTGCCGGTCTGGGCTCGCAAGGACGAGCCGGGCTTCGCACTCGGCTCGGCTGGCGCATTCCTGGTGATGGAATCGCGCGAGCATGCCGAAGCCCGCGGTGCGAAGCCCTACGCCAAGCTGACCAAGGTGGTTGCCGATCTGGCCCGACGCCAGCAGCCCGGCGCCCTGACGAAATCGCTGCAGGCGATGTGGACGAAGCTCGGCGTGAGCGACGAGGAGACGGCCCTGATCACGGGCGCGTCCGGCGCCGAACCCGCCACCGCGGAAGAGCGCGCCTTCCTGGGCGAACATCCCGGCCTCGCTGTGCGGGCCACCGGGACGACCTTCGGCCATACGGTGGAAGCGCAGTTTCCGCTTGGACTGGCGCTGGCCGCATTGTCGATTTCGCGCGGGGCACTCTACCCGGCCAACGACCCGACCGGGTTCGAGGTTGAAAAGGCCGGTGCTCCAACCCAGATTGTCGTCATGGGAGCCGGTCACTGGCAGGGCGAAGGCATGGCCCTTGTCGAGGCCGTCAAGTAG
- a CDS encoding acyl carrier protein, producing MSSTFEQIANIIAETCDIPRDTIKPESHAIDDLGIDSLDFLDIAFAIDKAFGIKMPLEKWTQEVNDGKATTEQYFVLKNLADRIDELVAAKNAGAGTGS from the coding sequence ATGTCTTCCACATTCGAGCAGATCGCCAACATTATCGCGGAGACCTGCGATATTCCGCGCGACACGATCAAGCCGGAGAGCCATGCCATCGACGATCTGGGAATCGACAGCCTCGACTTCCTGGACATCGCCTTTGCCATCGACAAGGCGTTCGGAATCAAGATGCCGCTCGAGAAGTGGACCCAGGAGGTCAACGACGGCAAGGCGACGACCGAGCAGTACTTCGTGCTGAAGAACCTCGCCGATCGCATCGACGAGCTGGTCGCGGCCAAGAACGCGGGCGCGGGCACGGGCTCGTAA
- a CDS encoding polyamine ABC transporter substrate-binding protein, which produces MRELSRRHLYLIGAVAAALLLSVSAHAQERTVNFYNWSNYMAPGVLEDFTKETGIKVVYDTFDANETLETRLLAGKSGYDVVVPTGYFLQRQITAKVFLPLDKSKLPNLANAWPVVTKQLATYDPGNRYGANYMWGTTGIGYNVKKAQQILGPEAKIDSWDMVFKPENLAKFKDCGIHMLDSPDDILPAALNYLGLDPNSTKQADLEKAAELVMKIRPYVRKFHSSEYLSALASGEICFVVGWSGDIMQARSRAAEARTGVEIGYTIPKEGAQMFFDNLAIPADAKNVEEAYALINYLYRPDVAAKNSNFLSYANGNLASQKLIDPKIFNDKNIYPDEAMQKKLFVITARDPATQRIINRLWTRVKTGR; this is translated from the coding sequence ATGCGAGAGCTGAGCCGCCGTCACTTGTACCTGATCGGTGCCGTCGCCGCGGCTTTGCTCTTGTCCGTCTCCGCCCATGCGCAAGAGCGCACGGTCAACTTCTACAACTGGTCGAACTACATGGCGCCGGGAGTCCTGGAGGACTTCACCAAGGAGACCGGCATCAAGGTCGTCTACGACACGTTCGACGCCAACGAGACGCTGGAGACGCGGCTGCTCGCGGGCAAATCGGGCTACGACGTTGTCGTGCCGACCGGCTATTTCCTGCAGCGTCAGATCACTGCCAAGGTGTTCTTGCCGCTCGACAAGTCGAAACTGCCGAACCTCGCCAATGCATGGCCCGTGGTGACCAAGCAGCTCGCGACCTACGACCCCGGCAATAGGTACGGCGCCAACTACATGTGGGGCACCACCGGCATCGGCTACAACGTCAAGAAGGCGCAGCAGATCCTGGGGCCCGAAGCGAAGATCGACAGCTGGGACATGGTGTTCAAGCCGGAGAACCTCGCCAAGTTCAAGGATTGCGGGATCCACATGTTGGACTCGCCCGACGATATCCTGCCGGCGGCCCTGAACTATCTCGGGCTCGATCCGAATTCGACCAAGCAGGCAGACCTCGAGAAGGCCGCCGAGCTCGTCATGAAGATCCGGCCCTATGTGCGCAAATTCCACTCGTCCGAATATCTCAGCGCGTTGGCCTCGGGCGAGATCTGCTTCGTGGTCGGATGGTCGGGCGACATCATGCAGGCGCGCAGCCGCGCCGCGGAGGCCAGGACCGGAGTCGAGATCGGCTACACGATTCCAAAGGAGGGGGCGCAGATGTTCTTCGACAATCTCGCGATCCCTGCGGACGCGAAGAATGTCGAGGAGGCCTATGCGCTGATCAACTACCTCTACCGTCCCGATGTCGCCGCGAAGAATTCGAATTTCCTTTCCTACGCCAACGGCAATCTGGCGAGCCAGAAGCTGATCGATCCGAAGATCTTCAACGACAAGAACATCTATCCCGACGAGGCAATGCAGAAGAAGCTGTTCGTGATCACCGCGCGCGATCCCGCCACGCAGCGGATCATCAACCGGCTGTGGACCCGGGTGAAGACGGGGCGGTGA
- a CDS encoding 3-hydroxyacyl-ACP dehydratase FabZ family protein yields the protein MQLEYFQLIDRIVDLNLDAKTIMVEAQVPTANTIFEGHFPGYPIMPGVLLTEAMAQSSGWLLLGLMKFERMPFLAMIREAKMRGFVNPGDLLTIEAKLEHEGSGFAVTSAKIRVGKDLKCNADLTFRTIPFPSPDLRVYMDAMANKIGFPLEGMTHG from the coding sequence ATGCAGCTTGAATATTTTCAGCTGATTGATCGGATCGTCGACCTCAACCTCGACGCCAAGACGATCATGGTCGAAGCCCAGGTTCCGACCGCGAACACGATCTTCGAGGGACACTTTCCGGGCTACCCGATCATGCCCGGCGTACTTCTGACCGAAGCGATGGCGCAGAGTTCGGGCTGGTTGCTGCTCGGCCTGATGAAGTTTGAGCGCATGCCGTTTCTGGCGATGATCCGGGAAGCGAAGATGCGTGGCTTCGTCAATCCGGGCGACCTCCTGACGATCGAGGCCAAGCTCGAACACGAGGGCTCCGGTTTCGCGGTCACGTCAGCAAAGATACGGGTCGGCAAGGACCTCAAGTGCAATGCCGACCTGACCTTCCGCACGATCCCCTTCCCCAGTCCGGACTTGCGTGTGTACATGGATGCGATGGCCAACAAGATCGGCTTCCCGCTCGAGGGAATGACCCATGGCTGA